A region from the Corynebacterium halotolerans YIM 70093 = DSM 44683 genome encodes:
- a CDS encoding DUF4259 domain-containing protein: MSAWDVTIFTEDVNEEFLDELNDLDSGEVVEAVQDACLLVLKQPHVSDGERRNALAAATVAAIWAGAPFTAGDVADAHPFIRELLGEGTEELNEAAAEVLESVETDEDLEPFLEALS; this comes from the coding sequence ATGAGTGCCTGGGACGTCACGATTTTCACGGAGGATGTCAACGAGGAGTTCCTCGACGAGCTCAACGACCTTGATTCCGGTGAAGTGGTCGAGGCCGTGCAGGACGCCTGCCTCCTCGTGCTGAAGCAGCCCCACGTCTCGGACGGGGAGCGTCGTAACGCGCTCGCCGCCGCGACGGTGGCCGCGATCTGGGCCGGCGCGCCGTTCACCGCCGGTGACGTCGCCGACGCCCACCCCTTCATCCGGGAGCTGCTGGGCGAGGGCACCGAGGAGCTCAATGAAGCGGCCGCCGAGGTACTTGAGTCGGTGGAGACCGACGAGGACCTCGAACCCTTCCTCGAGGCACTCTCGTAG
- the ahcY gene encoding adenosylhomocysteinase yields MSQVTEYKVADLSLAEAGRHQIRLAEHEMPGLMALREEYGEEQPLAGARIAGSIHMTTQTAVLIETLTALGAEVRWASCNIFSTEDPAAAAIVVGKDGTPENPQGVPVFAWKGETLDEYWWCLKQIFSWGEGVEPNMILDDGGDATMAVIKGREYEQAGVVPATQEGDADEFIAFMNMLRQTLDEDNQKWTRIAESVKGVTEETTTGVHRLYHFANEGVLPFPAMNVNDAVTKSKFDNKYGTRHSVIDGINRGTDMLIGGKKALICGYGDVGKGVAEALKGQGAIVKVTEIDPINALQALMDGFDVVTVENGITDADIVITATGNLGIITFDQMLLMKDHAVLGNIGHFDNEIDMHSLLHRDDVTRTNIKPQVDEFHLPNGRAIIVLSEGRLLNLGNATGHPSFVMSNSFADQTIAQIELFTKPDEYDNQVYRLPKHLDEKVARVHVEALGGQLTELTKEQAEYIGVDVAGPFKPEHYRY; encoded by the coding sequence ATGTCGCAGGTAACCGAGTACAAGGTGGCGGACCTCTCCCTGGCGGAGGCGGGTCGCCACCAGATTCGTCTGGCGGAGCACGAGATGCCGGGCCTGATGGCCCTCCGTGAGGAGTACGGCGAGGAGCAGCCGCTGGCCGGCGCGCGCATCGCCGGTTCCATCCACATGACCACCCAGACCGCCGTGCTCATCGAGACCCTCACCGCCCTCGGTGCCGAGGTCCGCTGGGCCTCCTGCAACATCTTCTCCACTGAGGACCCGGCCGCCGCCGCCATCGTCGTCGGCAAGGACGGCACCCCCGAGAACCCGCAGGGTGTTCCGGTCTTCGCCTGGAAGGGCGAGACCCTCGACGAGTACTGGTGGTGCCTCAAGCAGATCTTCAGCTGGGGCGAGGGGGTCGAGCCGAACATGATCCTCGACGACGGCGGCGACGCCACCATGGCCGTGATCAAGGGCCGCGAGTACGAGCAGGCCGGCGTCGTGCCCGCCACCCAGGAGGGGGACGCCGACGAGTTCATCGCCTTCATGAACATGCTGCGCCAGACCCTCGACGAGGACAACCAGAAGTGGACCCGCATCGCCGAGTCCGTCAAGGGCGTCACCGAGGAGACCACCACCGGTGTGCACCGGCTGTACCACTTCGCCAACGAGGGCGTGCTGCCCTTCCCGGCGATGAACGTCAACGACGCCGTCACCAAGTCCAAGTTCGACAACAAGTACGGCACCCGCCACTCCGTCATCGACGGCATCAACCGCGGCACCGACATGCTCATCGGCGGCAAGAAGGCCCTGATCTGCGGCTACGGCGACGTGGGCAAGGGTGTGGCCGAGGCGCTCAAGGGCCAGGGCGCCATCGTCAAGGTCACCGAGATCGATCCGATCAACGCCCTGCAGGCGCTCATGGACGGCTTCGACGTCGTCACCGTGGAAAACGGCATCACCGACGCCGACATCGTCATCACCGCCACCGGCAACCTGGGCATCATCACCTTCGACCAGATGCTCCTGATGAAGGACCACGCCGTGCTCGGCAACATCGGTCACTTCGACAACGAGATCGACATGCACTCGCTGCTCCACCGCGACGACGTCACGCGCACCAACATCAAGCCGCAGGTCGACGAGTTCCACCTGCCCAACGGCCGCGCCATCATCGTCCTGTCCGAGGGCCGCCTGCTCAACCTGGGCAACGCCACCGGCCACCCGAGCTTCGTCATGTCCAACTCCTTCGCGGACCAGACGATCGCCCAGATCGAGCTGTTCACCAAGCCGGACGAGTACGACAACCAGGTCTACCGCCTGCCGAAGCACCTCGACGAGAAGGTCGCCCGCGTCCACGTCGAGGCCCTCGGCGGCCAGCTCACCGAGCTGACCAAGGAGCAGGCCGAGTACATCGGCGTCGACGTCGCCGGCCCGTTCAAGCCGGAGCACTACCGCTACTAG
- a CDS encoding dTMP kinase, with amino-acid sequence MIITVEGIDGAGKNTLVRAVREQVEADVLAFPRYDDSVPAQLAAEALHGRMGDLTDSAYAMATLFALDRHGAKEQLEAYVGSDRVIILDRYVASNAAYSAARLRDDAVIDWVHDLEFGRLGLPKPDLQVLLATPPATASQRARSREAADASRARDAYERDADLQERTFEAYRRLAQRQWAGRWLVTTDPATILQEIT; translated from the coding sequence ATGATCATCACGGTCGAGGGCATCGACGGCGCGGGCAAGAACACGCTCGTGCGCGCCGTGCGCGAGCAGGTCGAGGCGGATGTGCTGGCCTTCCCACGCTACGACGACTCCGTCCCGGCCCAGCTCGCCGCGGAGGCGCTCCACGGCCGGATGGGGGACCTCACCGACTCCGCCTACGCCATGGCCACCCTGTTCGCGCTCGACCGGCACGGGGCGAAGGAGCAGCTCGAGGCGTACGTGGGCAGCGACCGGGTGATCATCCTCGACCGCTACGTGGCCTCGAATGCGGCGTACTCGGCCGCCCGGTTGCGTGACGACGCCGTGATCGACTGGGTTCACGACCTCGAGTTCGGCCGGCTCGGGCTGCCGAAGCCGGACCTGCAGGTGCTGCTGGCCACCCCGCCCGCCACGGCGTCGCAACGCGCGCGCTCCCGGGAGGCGGCCGACGCCTCCCGCGCCCGGGACGCCTACGAGCGCGACGCCGACCTGCAGGAACGGACCTTCGAGGCGTACCGGCGCCTGGCGCAACGGCAGTGGGCGGGTCGCTGGTTGGTAACCACCGATCCGGCCACTATCCTGCAAGAAATTACGTAG
- the mtrA gene encoding MtrAB system response regulator MtrA has translation MAAKILVVDDDPAISEMLTIVLESEGFEPVAVTDGNEAVPTARAEQPDLILLDLMLPGMNGVDICRIIRQDSSVPIVMLTAKTDTVDVVLGLESGADDYITKPFKPKELVARIRARLRRTEDTPAEIIEVGDLAIDVPEHTVKRGDEEISLTPLEFDLLLELARKPRQVHTREELLESVWGYRHASDTRLVNVHVQRLRAKIEKDPENPQIVLTVRGVGYKTGMGE, from the coding sequence ATGGCCGCCAAGATTCTCGTCGTCGACGACGATCCCGCGATCTCAGAGATGCTCACCATCGTGCTCGAGTCGGAGGGCTTCGAGCCGGTCGCCGTGACGGACGGCAATGAGGCGGTGCCCACCGCCCGGGCGGAGCAGCCGGATCTCATCCTGCTCGACCTCATGCTGCCGGGCATGAACGGCGTGGACATCTGCCGCATCATCCGGCAGGATTCGTCGGTGCCGATCGTCATGCTCACCGCCAAGACTGACACGGTCGACGTCGTCCTGGGCCTGGAGTCCGGCGCCGACGACTACATCACCAAGCCCTTCAAGCCGAAGGAGCTGGTCGCCCGCATCCGGGCGCGTCTGCGCCGCACCGAGGACACCCCGGCCGAGATCATCGAGGTCGGGGACCTGGCCATCGACGTGCCCGAGCACACCGTCAAGCGCGGTGACGAGGAGATCTCGCTGACCCCGCTCGAGTTCGATCTGCTGCTGGAGCTGGCCCGCAAGCCGCGCCAGGTCCACACCCGCGAGGAGCTCCTGGAGAGTGTGTGGGGCTACCGCCACGCCTCCGATACCCGGCTGGTCAACGTGCACGTGCAGCGACTGCGCGCGAAGATCGAGAAGGACCCGGAGAACCCGCAGATCGTGCTGACGGTCCGGGGCGTCGGCTACAAGACGGGCATGGGGGAGTAG
- the mtrB gene encoding MtrAB system histidine kinase MtrB, whose amino-acid sequence MFILAMALISVVAQRLVDSKLDIANSEIDRARMAVEQQIDATSTGSSAQVRLNSARASLTQLSSQAGETAAVYEPVIVVNNPDGTVTTAPEGYRVPDRLRHFVSEGQVSYQFATIDRADGSTYNALVIGTPTDSDIPNLQVYLVLSMESDEATMALLRGLLSASGVVVVVLLVGIAWLATQQVTAPVRSASRIAQRLAAGHLRERMVVDGEDEMARLAVSFNSMADSLSRQIHQLEEYGNLQRQFTSDVSHELRTPLTTVRMAADMIAADADEFEPHTKRASQLMMRELDRFEVLLNELLEISRHDAGVADLAESRLDLRTCIQAAWEQSRHLATELGVEVRFDLPEEPVWITGDSRRIERILRNLTNNAIDHSEGNPVDVVLAANDDAAAITVTDHGVGLKPGQEELVFNRFWRADASRVRHSGGTGLGLAIAREDALLHGGVLDATGNFGVGSQFRLTLPREPGRSYTESPLELEAPQ is encoded by the coding sequence ATGTTCATCCTGGCCATGGCGTTGATCTCCGTGGTCGCCCAACGGCTCGTCGACTCCAAGCTCGACATCGCCAACTCGGAGATCGACCGGGCCCGCATGGCCGTCGAGCAGCAGATCGACGCCACCAGCACCGGCAGTTCCGCCCAGGTGCGCCTCAACTCCGCGCGGGCGTCGCTGACCCAGCTCAGTTCCCAGGCCGGGGAGACGGCGGCCGTCTACGAGCCCGTGATCGTGGTCAACAACCCGGACGGCACGGTCACCACCGCCCCGGAGGGCTACCGTGTGCCCGACCGGCTGCGGCACTTCGTCTCCGAGGGGCAGGTGTCCTATCAGTTCGCCACCATCGACCGGGCGGATGGTTCGACCTACAACGCCCTGGTCATCGGCACCCCCACGGACTCGGACATTCCGAACCTGCAGGTCTACCTCGTGCTGTCGATGGAGTCCGACGAGGCGACGATGGCGTTGCTGCGCGGTCTGCTCTCGGCCTCGGGCGTGGTGGTCGTCGTCCTGCTCGTGGGCATCGCCTGGCTGGCCACCCAGCAGGTCACCGCCCCGGTGCGCTCGGCCTCACGCATCGCCCAGCGACTGGCGGCCGGGCACCTGCGCGAGCGCATGGTCGTCGACGGCGAGGACGAGATGGCGCGGCTGGCCGTGAGCTTCAATTCCATGGCGGACTCGCTGTCGCGGCAGATCCACCAGCTCGAGGAGTACGGCAACCTGCAGCGCCAGTTCACCTCCGACGTCTCCCACGAGCTGCGCACCCCGCTGACCACCGTGCGCATGGCCGCGGACATGATCGCCGCCGACGCCGACGAGTTCGAACCGCACACCAAGCGCGCCTCCCAGCTGATGATGCGCGAGCTCGACCGCTTCGAGGTGCTGCTCAACGAGCTGCTGGAAATCTCGCGCCACGATGCCGGCGTGGCCGACCTCGCCGAGTCCCGGCTGGATCTGCGCACCTGCATCCAGGCCGCTTGGGAGCAGTCCCGGCACCTGGCCACCGAACTCGGCGTGGAGGTCCGCTTCGACCTGCCGGAGGAGCCGGTGTGGATCACCGGCGACTCCCGGCGCATCGAGCGCATCCTGCGCAACCTGACCAACAACGCCATCGACCACTCCGAGGGCAACCCCGTCGACGTGGTGCTCGCCGCCAATGACGATGCCGCGGCGATCACCGTCACCGACCACGGCGTGGGCCTCAAGCCGGGCCAGGAGGAGCTGGTGTTCAACCGCTTCTGGCGTGCCGACGCCTCGCGCGTGCGCCACTCCGGCGGCACCGGCCTGGGGCTGGCCATCGCCCGTGAGGACGCCCTGCTGCACGGTGGGGTGCTGGACGCGACCGGTAACTTCGGTGTCGGTTCGCAGTTCCGGCTGACCCTGCCGCGGGAGCCCGGCAGGTCGTACACTGAAAGCCCCCTGGAACTGGAGGCGCCGCAATGA